The sequence TCATAGATAGGCAGGGCCTTATCATACTCCTGGGTAAAGAAATAAATTTCAGCCAAACGAAATTTATGCCAGATTATTTCCGGCTCCTTCTCAACAAGTAATTGTGCATCAGCAAGAGCTTCCTCCGGTTTCCCCATTTTCAGAAGCAGTGAAATACGCATTGCTCTGGCCTTATTATCCCCAACCTGCTGTGCTATCACCTTGTCAATTTCATCAAGGCTTGCCTGAAAATCGCCCTTCTTAGCGTACAATTCCGCAAGTGCCATTCGTGCCTTCACGAGATTAGGATCTTTCTTCAGTGCCTCACTGATCTCAGTAATCGAGATATCCTGGGACTCTTCCATAAAAGTCAATCCGTACAAAAACTGGTTCTCTGCCGCATCCGGGGCAAGCTCCTTTGCCTTGGAAAATTGTTCACGGGCTTCAACAATATCTTTTTCCTGCATCATCATAAGGCCCTTCAGGAAATGACCACGGGCATCACCACTGTTTTCTTTCAAAAGCGCATCAACTGAACTTCTTGCCTGATCAAATTCACCCTGTGCCAGAAACAGCTCAACGACTTTTGATTTGAGACCCTTTTTACTTCCATCTTCTGCAATAATGATCTCCAGAATTTCCTGTGCTTCCTTATATTTTTTTAGAAATGAATAGTAATCAACCAGGATCATTTGATTAATCTGACGTGTCACCTCGGTTGCAGACTCGACGGCTTTCTGAAAATATTTCAACGCAGTCTCACTATCACCCTGACGATGAAGAATCATAGCATGTAATCTAAAGAGTCCGGAATCATTGACACCAGCATTTTCTGCTTCGAGAAGAATATCCTTCGCAGGATCAGGCTGATTCTTCTGCAATGATAATTGTGCAAGCAACGAGTAGGGCTTTGGATTCTCAGGATTTTTTTCCTTAAGAGCTTCAAGGCTTAAAAGCGCCAGATCATAGCGCTCAAGCTTTATATACATTTGAGCCAGGGAAATCTGCAATTCAAGATCATCTGGATTTTCATTGGCCAGAGATTCAAGCATAGAACGGCCTTCTTCAATATCACCCTTGGTGACAAGAATTTTGGCTAAATTGACACGGGCGGGAAGACTTTCAGGGTATTTCTCGCCTGCTACTCTCAGAATTGCCACGGCCTCATCAAGCTTCTTTAAATAGGCCAACGAGTTACCAAGGATCAGGTACACATCCTCATCATCACCATTCAGTTCAATGTATTGCTCACAATTTTTCACCACCTGCTCAAGGGCACGATTCTCCACAAGAAGGAATATCAATTCCTTGCGTGCCTCTGCCATATTTGAATCCTGCTGAAGAGCAAGGCTTAACTGGCCAAAGGCGAGTTTTGCATCTCCTTTTTTGTGGTATATTTGACCAAGCTTGTAGTGAGCCAAAGCCATTTCCGGTTCTTTCTGCAATGCCTTTTTAAACCAGATGATAGCCTCATCAGCTTTTTCAGCATCCATGGCTGCAACTCCCTGCTGATACAGTTCATTGGCATTCTCGCCGGAGCAGCCACCCAGTATCAATAGCAAACCGAAAAGTGCCAGCAAACGAAGAAACGATTGTCTTGTATAAAGCATGAGATCCACCTGGTCCTGTATTGTCCTGAAAAAAAGCTACAGAATTCGTAACATAATATTTTTATTGATTATAATGAACTATCAGAAATGGTCTCAAAAGGCAAACACTAACTCTTTGTTTGCAGTTGAAACTCCATGCCATGTATGACGATAAAGCTTGGGGAGATTTTATAATTATTTATCTCCTGTTGTTTTTTCTTTTTCCAGGGTCTTCTTGATCCATCCCAACCGAATATGGTACTGATGACCACCATCAATCCACTTCTCACAGGTTTCTTCCGTGGTCTTCACAGGATACGGATTTACAGTCTTATCCACTCGACACACACCGGAATAGGGATCCTCGAGCCTGAATTTACGACAACTGAGGCATATTCGTTTTTGTATATAT comes from Desulfocapsa sulfexigens DSM 10523 and encodes:
- a CDS encoding tetratricopeptide repeat protein, coding for MLYTRQSFLRLLALFGLLLILGGCSGENANELYQQGVAAMDAEKADEAIIWFKKALQKEPEMALAHYKLGQIYHKKGDAKLAFGQLSLALQQDSNMAEARKELIFLLVENRALEQVVKNCEQYIELNGDDEDVYLILGNSLAYLKKLDEAVAILRVAGEKYPESLPARVNLAKILVTKGDIEEGRSMLESLANENPDDLELQISLAQMYIKLERYDLALLSLEALKEKNPENPKPYSLLAQLSLQKNQPDPAKDILLEAENAGVNDSGLFRLHAMILHRQGDSETALKYFQKAVESATEVTRQINQMILVDYYSFLKKYKEAQEILEIIIAEDGSKKGLKSKVVELFLAQGEFDQARSSVDALLKENSGDARGHFLKGLMMMQEKDIVEAREQFSKAKELAPDAAENQFLYGLTFMEESQDISITEISEALKKDPNLVKARMALAELYAKKGDFQASLDEIDKVIAQQVGDNKARAMRISLLLKMGKPEEALADAQLLVEKEPEIIWHKFRLAEIYFFTQEYDKALPIYEALEEEKPESVQVLNRIVGINVLQKKYEKAMQIADAFLAKFPENSPATIIKAKIYISQGYLDLAENVLSPVADNGKEVAPIVMLAELYLAKKDGKKAVHYYKKALERVPDDIGIMMKLADYYLKSGNQSEAIASYEKVLEQKADFLPAMNNLAFLYTAEGGKLDRALELASAVSKELPENPDVADTLGWIYVKKQAYSQAEPYLQTAMDAKPDNPTIMFHMGMLQFGQGNIQEAEELLADAIQKGIQGAELEVAKEALGKLGESKIKFEKAMAEKESGNVAQAILLFEEILDSEGFNSDAAAHLAILYADQNRNITKALELAQQAYDAQPGNPHVADALGWVYYQQGSLLMAKKYVEQAVEKDGQYGPAHMHLGAVYLKKEEPEAAKKAFDTAKSMKLSTADQKQVEQWMSEIEQ